A region from the Diadema setosum chromosome 13, eeDiaSeto1, whole genome shotgun sequence genome encodes:
- the LOC140236625 gene encoding dynein light chain Tctex-type protein 2B-like, with translation MTSTKATDVDSVENRSTISSPPSSSVRQGGNIEVRKPSLLTTRRSTGLAVARSGGRSRLTPDGDRSKMSMRAPQFENNYKLAPDAHFNVGIVEAVVRKTLEAKLADVEYLPSSVESLTKELSEAVKFDVKSLGFARHKIVSHVIVGPLGGQSVQVASRFVWDDKLDNYASISYQNSSIFAVALVYGVYYE, from the coding sequence ATGACGTCGACCAAGGCGACCGACGTTGACAGTGTCGAGAACCGTTCGACGATATCATCCCCGCCATCATCGTCCGTTCGGCAGGGTGGCAATATCGAGGTCCGCAAGCCGTCCTTGTTGACGACACGACGCTCCACGGGTCTGGCCGTGGCCAGGTCCGGCGGGAGATCGAGACTAACGCCTGATGGCGATAGGTCGAAGATGAGTATGAGGGCGCCGCAGTTCGAGAACAATTACAAACTCGCTCCCGATGCCCACTTCAACGTCGGTATCGTCGAGGCGGTCGTGCGAAAGACTTTGGAAGCCAAGCTGGCGGATGTCGAGTACTTGCCGAGCTCGGTGGAGAGTTTGACGAAAGAGCTCAGTGAAGCAGTCAAATTTGATGTGAAATCGCTGGGTTTTGCCCGGCATAAAATCGTCAGCCACGTAATCGTAGGTCCGCTAGGCGGGCAGTCGGTCCAAGTAGCCAGCAGGTTTGTCTGGGACGACAAATTGGACAACTACGCATCCATTTCGTATCAAAATTCGTCCATTTTTGCGGTAGCGCTGGTGTATGGTGTTTATTACGAGTAA